The Phragmites australis chromosome 15, lpPhrAust1.1, whole genome shotgun sequence genome window below encodes:
- the LOC133891941 gene encoding uncharacterized protein LOC133891941: MLSVGTSKGILEIAKFGVYVSVPVSLTYLVATDSKTLKKLMGLRPYVVYPPEGPRPPPPEELRERPREITRQRQQS; this comes from the exons atgttgtcaGTTGGGACGTCGAAGGGGATCCTGGAGATCGCCAAGTTCGGGGTGTACGTCTCTGTGCCCGTCTCGCTCACCTACCTCGTCGCCACCGACTCCAAGACCCTCAAGAAGCTCATGGGACTC CGTCCTTATGTGGTTTATCCTCCCGAAGGCCCACGCCCTCCGCCGCCAGAAGAACTGCGTGAAAGGCCTCGGGAGATAACTCGGCAGAGGCAGCAGAGTTGA